A genomic window from Stigmatopora argus isolate UIUO_Sarg chromosome 13, RoL_Sarg_1.0, whole genome shotgun sequence includes:
- the LOC144087475 gene encoding histone deacetylase 4-like codes for MSSSTSMAKLQRQHRPLGRTQSAPLPQGSAAQAHAQALALQQLVVQQQHQQFLEKHKQQFQQQLQFNKLIAKPGESPVGRQHQSHPEETEEELREHQDVSSLPLGLTIKQEPPDPLELQEEALQQHRERQAEQELLFRQQALLLEQQRIHQLRNYQASMEAAGLSISFPGHRPLSRAQSSPASASPFSISVPPSDPPVKPRFTTGLVYDSLMQKHQCMCGNTNSHPEHAGRIQSIWSRLQETGLRAQCECIRGRKATLEELQTVHSEAHVLLYGTNPLRQKLDCSITPSFVRLPCGGVGVDSDTIWNEVHSSSAARLAVGSVVELVFKVATGELKNGFAVVRPPGHHAEESTPMGFCYFNSVAIAAKLLQHRLNINRILIVDWDVHHGNGTQQAFYDDPNVLYLSIHRYDDGNFFPGSGAPEEVGSGPGVGFNVNVAFTGGLEPPIGDVEYLAAFRSVVMPIANEFAPDIVLVSSGFDAVEGHPPPLGGYTLTSKCFGYLTRQLMSLAGGRLVLALEGGHDLTAICDASEACVAALLGQELDPLPNAVLNDRPNLNAVRSLEKVLEIHCKYWHSVCQHSPQLGLSLLESKRGDSEEAEAVSAMASLSVANTSALDHRPEEEPMEEEEPL; via the exons ATGTCCTCGTCAACCTCCATGGCCAAATTACAGCGTCAGCATCGGCCCCTGGGACGCACTCAGTCGGCACCGTTGCCCCAGGGGAGCGCTGCCCAGGCCCACGCCCAGGCTCTGGCTCTCCAACAGCTCGTGGTCCAGCAGCAACACCAACAGTTTCTGGAGAAGCACAAGCAGCAGTTCCAGCAACAGCTCCAGTTCAACAAA TTGATAGCCAAGCCCGGCGAGTCTCCTGTGGGCCGCCAGCACCAGAGCCACCCGGAGGAAACGGAGGAGGAGCTGAGAGAGCATCAAGACGTCAGCTCGTTACCACTCGGGCTCACCATCAAGCAGGAGCCCCCCGACCCGCTGGAGCTCCAGGAGGAAGCCTTGCAACAGCACCGGGAGAGGCAAGCGGAGCAGGAGCTTCTCTTCAGACAG CAGGCGCTTTTGTTGGAGCAGCAACGAATTCACCAGCTGAGAAACTACCAAGCTTCAATGGAAGCTGCCGGCCTTTCCATCTCTTTCCCGGGACACAGGCCTCTATCGCGGGCCCAATCGTCTCCTGCTTCAGCCTCGCCCTTCTCTATCAGCGTCCCGCCCTCTGATCCACCCGTCAAGCCTCGCTTCACCACGG GTCTTGTGTATGATTCTCTAATGCAGAAGCACCAGTGCATGTGCGGCAACACCAACAGCCACCCGGAGCATGCAGGCAGGATCCAGAGCATTTGGTCCCGCTTGCAGGAAACCGGACTCAGGGCGCAGTGCGAG TGCATCCGTGGGAGAAAGGCCACCTTGGAGGAACTCCAGACAGTTCACTCGGAGGCCCACGTCCTGCTGTACGGAACCAATCCTCTCAGACAAAAACTTGATT GTTCAATCACTCCCAGCTTCGTGCGGCTACCGTGCGGCGGCGTGGGC GTGGACAGCGACACCATCTGGAATGAAGTCCACTCGTCAAGCGCGGCCCGCCTCGCTGTCGGCTCCGTTGTCGAGCTTGTTTTCAAAGTGGCCACTGGAGAGCTGAAG AATGGCTTTGCTGTGGTGCGACCCCCCGGACACCATGCAGAGGAAAGCACGCCCAT GGGCTTCTGCTACTTCAACTCTGTGGCTATCGCTGCCAAACTGCTGCAGCACAGACTCAATATCAACAGGATCCTCATCGTGGACTGG GATGTTCACCATGGCAACGGAACCCAGCAAGCCTTCTACGATGACCCCAATGTTTTGTACCTATCTATTCACCGTTATGATGATGGCAATTTCTTTCCTGGTAGTGGTGCACCTGAGGAG GTGGGAAGTGGCCCGGGAGTCGGGTTCAACGTCAATGTTGCCTTTACTGGAGGTCTTGAGCCACCCATTGGAGATGTGGAGTACCTGGCTGCGTTCAG GTCGGTGGTGATGCCCATTGCCAATGAGTTTGCACCAGACATCGTGCTCGTATCCTCTGGTTTTGACGCAGTGGAAGGACACCCTCCACCACTTGGAGGCTACACTCTGACCTCCAAAT GTTTTGGATATCTGACCCGCCAGCTCATGAGCCTCGCTGGAGGTAGGTTAGTCCTGGCTCTGGAGGGCGGTCATGATCTCACCGCCATCTGCGATGCTTCAGAGGCTTGTGTGGCCGCGTTGCTCGGACAGGAG tTGGACCCACTACCCAACGCTGTTCTCAACGACAGGCCCAACCTCAATGCTGTGCGCTCTCTGGAAAAGGTTCTTGAAATTCACT GTAAGTACTGGCACTCGGTGTGTCAGCATTCGCCACAGCTGGGCCTCTCGCTACTGGAAAGCAAGCGAGGAGACTCGGAAGAGGCTGAGGCCGTTAGTGCCATGGCCTCTTTGTCTGTGGCCAACACAAGTGCTCTGGATCATCG GCCAGAGGAGGAACCAATGGAAGAGGAGGAACCACTGTAA